The following proteins come from a genomic window of Streptomyces sp. NBC_01716:
- a CDS encoding aldo/keto reductase has protein sequence MNAVPDVTLNNGVTIPQLGFGTFQIPPAETRQATLTALESGYRHIDTAEMYGNEKEVGEAIRDSGIDRDDIFVTSKLNNQFHKAADARAAFDRSLEDLGLAHIDLFLIHWPRPKSGNFVEAWQTLEEIYRSGRVRAIGVSNFQPHHLRRLMENSVIVPAVNQVEVHPYLTQDEVRAFNTEHDIATEAWSPLAKGMVLNDPVVGRIANDIGRTPAQVTLRWALQRGDIVFPKSVTRERVQENLGLFDFELGEADIAEIAALNRDERTGPDPDNNG, from the coding sequence ATGAACGCCGTACCCGACGTCACCCTCAACAACGGGGTGACGATTCCCCAGCTCGGCTTCGGCACCTTCCAGATCCCGCCCGCCGAGACCCGTCAGGCGACGCTGACCGCGCTGGAGAGCGGCTACCGGCACATCGACACGGCGGAGATGTACGGCAACGAGAAGGAGGTCGGCGAAGCGATCCGCGACTCCGGCATCGACCGGGACGACATCTTCGTGACGAGCAAGCTGAACAACCAGTTCCACAAGGCCGCCGACGCGCGCGCCGCGTTCGACCGGAGCCTTGAGGACCTCGGGCTGGCCCACATCGACCTCTTTCTGATCCACTGGCCGCGGCCCAAGTCCGGGAACTTCGTGGAGGCCTGGCAGACGCTGGAGGAGATCTACCGGTCCGGGCGCGTCAGGGCCATCGGCGTCTCCAACTTCCAGCCGCACCACCTGCGCCGCCTGATGGAGAACTCGGTGATCGTGCCCGCCGTCAACCAGGTCGAGGTCCACCCGTATCTGACCCAGGACGAGGTCAGGGCGTTCAACACCGAGCACGACATCGCCACCGAGGCCTGGTCCCCCCTCGCCAAGGGCATGGTGCTGAACGACCCGGTCGTCGGCCGCATCGCGAACGACATCGGCCGGACCCCCGCGCAGGTCACGCTCCGCTGGGCCCTCCAGCGAGGGGACATCGTCTTCCCCAAGTCGGTCACACGCGAACGCGTTCAGGAGAACCTCGGCCTGTTCGACTTCGAGCTGGGCGAGGCCGACATCGCCGAGATCGCGGCGCTGAACCGCGACGAGCGCACCGGCCCTGACCCGGACAACAACGGCTGA
- a CDS encoding SAM-dependent methyltransferase: MTAGTPKPQVDTSKPHPARVYDWLLGGKDNYEVDRQVGERLPAESADGARQNRAFMHRAAAWLADNGVSQFLDIGTGIPTEPNLHQIVQALMPTARVVYADNDPIVLRHAEALLVSTPEGTTDYIQADVRDPQEILQYARATLDFDQPIALSLIALMHFVPDDQGPYEIVSSLVDVLPSGSYLVLSHAASDLLPELSDKVVAEYAKGGIRLGFRTHAGVSRFFDGLELVEPGLVTAPAWFKRADAPEQEMSGIYAGVARIP, encoded by the coding sequence ATGACGGCAGGGACGCCCAAACCTCAGGTCGACACCAGCAAGCCGCACCCTGCGCGCGTCTACGACTGGCTACTCGGCGGCAAGGACAACTACGAGGTCGACCGCCAGGTCGGCGAGCGGCTGCCGGCCGAATCGGCGGACGGCGCCCGCCAGAACCGGGCGTTCATGCACCGCGCGGCGGCCTGGCTCGCCGACAACGGTGTGAGCCAGTTCCTGGACATCGGCACCGGCATCCCGACCGAGCCCAATCTGCACCAGATCGTCCAGGCCCTCATGCCGACGGCCCGGGTGGTCTACGCGGACAACGACCCCATCGTCCTGCGGCACGCCGAGGCCCTGCTCGTGAGCACCCCCGAAGGCACCACCGACTACATCCAGGCCGATGTGCGCGACCCGCAGGAAATACTGCAGTACGCCCGCGCCACCCTGGACTTCGACCAGCCGATCGCGCTCTCCCTCATCGCGCTGATGCACTTCGTGCCCGACGACCAGGGCCCCTACGAGATCGTCTCCAGCCTGGTGGACGTGCTGCCGTCGGGCAGCTATCTGGTGCTGTCGCACGCCGCTTCCGACCTGCTTCCCGAGCTGTCGGACAAGGTCGTCGCGGAGTACGCGAAGGGCGGCATCAGGCTGGGCTTCCGTACCCACGCCGGGGTGAGCCGGTTCTTCGACGGACTTGAGCTGGTCGAGCCCGGACTGGTGACGGCGCCCGCGTGGTTCAAGCGCGCGGACGCGCCCGAGCAGGAGATGAGCGGCATCTACGCGGGCGTGGCACGCATCCCGTAA
- a CDS encoding PrsW family intramembrane metalloprotease, with product MPTTMRKWAWLPVLGVGIGLYFLVQSTLIDTGNVNYVPSLILLGALVVPLAFLTFVAGRTGEWQVGPFVLGIAALFGGVVGIVTAGRLEFATLRGLGASSLIGIGLIEESCKLIVPVLILLWQWRQGTVHVSDGLLIGVASGMGFATLETMGYAFTALLQSQGNIGDVEQTLLLRGLTSPAAHMAWTGLICGALWGAVGARWSFAATTQLVVTFLLAVALHALWDGVTSRFTYFLLAAISLGWLFYELHRSNTLTWHSTPPNVRQSPRPDPNDRP from the coding sequence ATGCCGACGACCATGCGCAAGTGGGCATGGCTGCCCGTTCTGGGCGTCGGGATCGGGCTGTATTTCCTGGTGCAGAGCACGCTGATCGACACCGGGAACGTCAACTACGTACCGTCCCTGATCCTGTTGGGCGCTCTCGTCGTCCCTCTCGCCTTCCTCACGTTCGTCGCCGGGCGTACGGGCGAGTGGCAGGTCGGGCCGTTCGTGCTCGGGATCGCAGCGCTGTTCGGCGGTGTGGTCGGGATCGTGACCGCCGGACGGCTGGAGTTCGCGACCCTCCGCGGCCTGGGCGCGTCGTCCCTGATCGGCATCGGCCTGATCGAGGAGTCGTGCAAGCTGATCGTCCCGGTGCTGATCCTGCTGTGGCAGTGGCGGCAGGGCACCGTACACGTCTCGGACGGACTGCTGATCGGGGTCGCTTCGGGCATGGGGTTCGCCACGCTGGAGACCATGGGGTACGCGTTCACGGCGCTGCTGCAGTCCCAGGGGAACATCGGGGACGTCGAGCAGACCCTGCTGCTGCGCGGACTGACCTCCCCCGCCGCGCACATGGCGTGGACCGGGCTGATCTGCGGAGCGCTGTGGGGGGCGGTGGGGGCGCGCTGGTCCTTCGCCGCGACCACACAACTCGTGGTCACCTTCCTGCTCGCGGTCGCGCTGCACGCGCTCTGGGACGGTGTCACCAGCCGGTTCACCTACTTCCTGCTGGCCGCGATCTCGCTGGGCTGGCTCTTCTACGAACTCCACCGCAGCAACACACTCACCTGGCACAGCACGCCCCCGAACGTCAGGCAGTCACCTCGGCCTGATCCAAACGACAGACCCTAG
- a CDS encoding SRPBCC family protein, whose translation MYSIEISRRVRAPRTAVYRALLDADSVAKWRAPDGMTTQVHEFDDREGGRFRVSLIYDAPTDTGKSAEQTDTYHGHFARLVPDEQVVEVIEFESADPALLGSMTMTTTLRDVDGSTEIVMLHEGIPDAVPAADSETGTRMSLDNLARLVEGDADPGSN comes from the coding sequence ATGTACTCGATCGAGATCTCCCGGCGTGTTCGGGCTCCGCGTACCGCCGTCTACCGCGCCCTGCTGGACGCCGACTCCGTCGCGAAATGGCGGGCGCCGGACGGGATGACCACCCAGGTGCACGAGTTCGACGACCGCGAGGGCGGGCGGTTCCGTGTCTCGCTCATCTACGACGCGCCGACGGACACCGGGAAATCGGCGGAGCAGACCGACACGTACCACGGGCACTTCGCACGGCTGGTGCCCGACGAGCAGGTGGTGGAGGTCATCGAGTTCGAGAGCGCCGACCCGGCGCTCCTCGGCAGCATGACCATGACGACCACGCTCAGGGATGTCGACGGCAGTACGGAGATCGTCATGCTGCACGAGGGGATCCCGGACGCGGTGCCGGCGGCCGACAGCGAGACGGGCACACGGATGTCGCTGGACAATCTCGCCAGGCTGGTCGAAGGGGACGCGGACCCCGGGTCCAACTGA
- a CDS encoding LysR family substrate-binding domain-containing protein, translating to MTGSEVPLASPTFRLAYVPGVIPGKWVRIWNERLPDVPLTLTTIAAADAADALRAGEADAGFVRLPVDRTDLSAIPLYTETTVVLVPKDHLVAAADEVSVADLADDIVLHPLDDTLDWDGPLPGLPAKQRPATTGDAVELVAAGVGLLVVPQSLARLHHRKDLTYRPVSDAPESRVALSWPEERTTDLVEEFIGIVRGRTVNSSRGRRAAPAQEQPGSSKAKPKPKAKRSDTAGARRKPAAGKSTGRNPRSGGSGGGTGGTGGTKSGRRGRPGRRS from the coding sequence GTGACAGGCTCGGAGGTACCCCTCGCGTCCCCCACGTTCCGGCTCGCGTACGTACCGGGGGTGATCCCCGGCAAGTGGGTGCGGATCTGGAACGAGCGGCTCCCCGACGTACCCCTGACCCTGACCACGATCGCCGCGGCCGACGCGGCGGATGCGCTGCGCGCGGGGGAGGCCGACGCGGGATTCGTACGGCTGCCGGTCGACCGGACGGACCTCAGCGCGATCCCGCTCTACACCGAGACGACGGTCGTCCTCGTACCGAAGGACCACCTCGTGGCCGCGGCGGACGAGGTGTCCGTCGCGGATCTGGCCGACGACATCGTGCTGCACCCCCTCGACGACACCCTCGACTGGGACGGCCCCCTGCCCGGACTGCCCGCGAAGCAGCGACCCGCCACGACGGGGGACGCCGTGGAGCTGGTGGCGGCAGGCGTGGGACTGCTCGTCGTCCCGCAGTCGCTCGCCCGCCTGCACCACCGCAAGGACCTCACCTACCGGCCGGTCTCCGACGCCCCCGAGTCGCGCGTCGCGCTGTCGTGGCCGGAGGAGCGGACCACCGATCTGGTCGAGGAGTTCATCGGGATCGTCCGGGGGCGCACCGTCAACAGCTCACGGGGCCGCCGCGCGGCCCCGGCGCAGGAGCAGCCGGGCTCATCGAAGGCCAAGCCGAAACCGAAGGCGAAGCGCTCGGACACGGCAGGCGCCCGCCGGAAGCCCGCCGCGGGCAAGTCGACGGGCAGGAATCCCCGGAGCGGCGGCTCGGGCGGCGGTACGGGGGGTACGGGCGGTACGAAGAGCGGCCGGCGCGGCAGACCGGGCCGCCGCTCCTAG
- a CDS encoding DUF5997 family protein: MKSHQTTQTMKPATAAKKLGVYLEATPADFQEGVVSRTELNALQTDPPEWLLELRRDGPHPRPVVAARLGVSIAGLARGGVTEALTTEQIEALKEELPSWLRRERATQAEVRKEAARIKEKNAERDDQARRPRS; encoded by the coding sequence ATGAAGTCGCACCAGACCACCCAGACGATGAAGCCCGCCACTGCGGCGAAGAAACTGGGTGTGTACCTTGAGGCCACCCCCGCCGATTTCCAGGAGGGTGTCGTCTCACGCACCGAGTTGAACGCACTCCAGACGGACCCGCCCGAGTGGCTGCTGGAACTGCGGCGCGACGGTCCGCATCCCCGGCCGGTGGTCGCGGCCAGGCTGGGCGTCTCCATCGCGGGTCTCGCCCGTGGCGGCGTCACCGAGGCGCTGACCACGGAGCAGATCGAGGCGCTCAAGGAGGAGCTTCCCTCCTGGCTGCGGCGGGAGCGCGCCACGCAGGCCGAGGTCCGGAAGGAAGCCGCGCGGATCAAGGAGAAGAACGCGGAGCGGGACGACCAGGCCCGCCGTCCGCGTTCCTGA
- a CDS encoding DUF7144 family membrane protein, translating into MAQTASPSGAHQTPHRRSHGGTSWATGGAMFAGVLLFVDGVLSVLNGVVAIARDNVFSLTGSYTYQFTLTSWGWIHLVVGVLLILTGLGIIRRAPWARVIGVGMAAVSVVANFMWLPYQPVWAVVTIAIGVFVIWALLTDRSRAAVR; encoded by the coding sequence ATGGCACAGACCGCGTCCCCTTCGGGGGCTCATCAGACACCGCACCGCAGAAGCCACGGCGGGACATCGTGGGCGACGGGCGGGGCGATGTTCGCCGGAGTCCTGCTGTTCGTGGACGGTGTGCTGTCCGTTCTGAACGGTGTGGTCGCCATCGCGCGGGACAACGTGTTCTCGCTCACCGGCAGCTACACCTACCAGTTCACCCTGACCTCGTGGGGCTGGATCCATCTGGTGGTGGGCGTGCTTCTGATTCTCACCGGGCTCGGCATCATCCGCCGCGCGCCCTGGGCGCGGGTGATCGGGGTGGGCATGGCCGCCGTGAGTGTCGTGGCGAACTTCATGTGGCTGCCGTACCAGCCCGTCTGGGCGGTGGTCACCATCGCGATCGGCGTCTTCGTCATCTGGGCGCTGCTGACCGACCGCTCCAGGGCGGCGGTGCGGTAG
- a CDS encoding ferredoxin, protein MKITLDQDRCVASGQCVVAAADVFDQRDEDGIAVLLNAEPPADQAADTRHAASVCPALAIHIQE, encoded by the coding sequence ATGAAGATCACCCTCGACCAGGACCGGTGCGTCGCGTCCGGACAGTGCGTCGTGGCCGCCGCCGATGTGTTCGACCAGCGTGACGAGGACGGCATCGCCGTACTCCTCAACGCCGAGCCTCCCGCCGATCAGGCCGCCGACACCCGTCATGCCGCGTCCGTCTGTCCGGCGCTCGCCATCCACATCCAGGAGTGA
- a CDS encoding cytochrome P450 — MTNTVESVGESPAAVPEFPMTRAARCPLDPPPTAVAKQKEAPLTKVRLWDDSTPWLVTRYAEQRALLADPRVSADINRPGYPLQVPLPPGGAGASFILMDDPEHARLRRMVTAPFAIKRVEALRPAVQRIVDELIDDMLAGPKPVDLVEAFALPVPSLVICELLGVPYSDHDFFQDNSKVIIKRDADPEDRLGAQSALLGYLDDLMGRKIAAPTDDLLSGLAERVTAGELTRSEAAQMGVLLLIAGHETTANMIALGTLALLEHPAQLDLLRDSDDPKLVASAVEELLRYLNIVHNGRRRVALEDIDIAGEHIRAGDGLIIANDIGNRDPDAFPDPDRLDIGRDARHHVAFGFGVHQCLGQPLARLELQVVYSTLYRRVPTLRLATDIGQLPFKHDGNVYGVYELPVTW; from the coding sequence ATGACCAACACCGTCGAATCCGTGGGCGAAAGCCCGGCCGCCGTACCCGAGTTCCCGATGACCCGAGCCGCCCGCTGCCCGTTGGACCCGCCGCCGACCGCGGTCGCCAAGCAGAAGGAGGCCCCGCTCACCAAGGTCCGGCTCTGGGACGACAGCACCCCCTGGCTGGTGACGCGCTACGCCGAACAGCGCGCCCTCCTCGCCGATCCCCGGGTCAGCGCCGACATCAACCGCCCCGGCTATCCGCTCCAGGTACCGCTCCCTCCCGGTGGCGCGGGGGCCAGCTTCATCCTCATGGACGACCCCGAGCACGCCCGGCTGCGGCGCATGGTGACGGCGCCCTTCGCCATCAAGCGGGTGGAAGCGCTGCGACCCGCCGTCCAGCGGATCGTCGACGAGCTCATCGACGACATGCTCGCCGGTCCGAAACCCGTCGACCTGGTGGAGGCGTTCGCGCTACCGGTGCCCTCGCTGGTGATCTGCGAACTGCTCGGGGTCCCCTACAGCGACCACGACTTCTTCCAGGACAACAGCAAGGTCATCATCAAGCGGGACGCCGACCCCGAGGACCGGCTCGGTGCCCAGAGCGCGCTGCTCGGCTATCTGGACGACCTCATGGGCCGGAAGATCGCCGCCCCCACCGACGATCTCCTGTCCGGCCTGGCCGAGCGCGTGACGGCGGGGGAGCTGACCCGGAGCGAGGCGGCGCAGATGGGGGTGCTGCTGCTGATCGCCGGACACGAGACCACCGCGAACATGATCGCGCTCGGTACGCTCGCGCTGCTCGAACACCCCGCCCAACTCGATCTCCTGCGGGACTCCGACGATCCCAAGCTGGTCGCCTCGGCCGTCGAGGAGCTGCTGCGCTACCTCAACATCGTCCACAACGGCCGTCGCCGGGTCGCGCTCGAAGACATCGACATCGCCGGTGAACACATCCGTGCCGGCGACGGGCTGATCATCGCCAACGACATCGGCAACCGCGACCCCGACGCCTTCCCCGACCCCGACCGCCTCGATATCGGGCGCGACGCCCGCCACCACGTGGCCTTCGGCTTCGGCGTCCACCAGTGTCTGGGCCAGCCGCTGGCCCGGCTGGAACTCCAGGTCGTCTACAGCACCCTCTACCGGCGTGTCCCCACCTTGCGGCTTGCCACCGACATCGGCCAACTCCCGTTCAAGCACGACGGGAACGTGTACGGGGTCTACGAACTGCCCGTCACCTGGTGA
- a CDS encoding NAD(P)/FAD-dependent oxidoreductase, with product MKATVERTPLPTGREAADVLVVGASAAGLSTVEALRRQGYAGRVTVLGAETHAPYDRPPLSKQVLAGVWDPDRAQLRSREALSALEAEFILGEPAVGLDAATRTVRTASGHTLSADAVVVATGTRPRTFPGQAGLAGVHVLRTLDDALALRDALRAALLDSARLVVVGDGVLGAEIAATARTMGLDVTVAGPQHAPMASQLGPRVAGLLAELHTGRGVRLRPGAGVRGLVGSAGAVTGVGLDSGEVLPADLVVVAIGADPVTGWLQDSGLRVDNGLVCDSRCRAGEGVYAVGDVARWHHDQLGALLRLENRTNAGEQAMVVAANILGGDRAYTPVPYFWTDQFDTKVQVHGFIPTGADAETDADADAGMTVVDGDPATGRFVARYRHAGRVTGVLGWNMPKQTRLRRQDVADALADGPARATALR from the coding sequence ATGAAAGCAACGGTGGAGCGGACACCGCTCCCCACGGGCCGTGAGGCCGCCGACGTGCTGGTGGTCGGCGCGTCCGCCGCCGGGCTGAGCACCGTGGAGGCGTTACGGCGCCAGGGCTACGCGGGCAGGGTGACCGTGCTGGGCGCGGAGACACACGCGCCGTACGACCGGCCACCGCTGTCGAAGCAGGTTCTCGCCGGCGTCTGGGATCCCGACCGGGCCCAACTGCGGTCGCGGGAGGCGCTGTCTGCACTGGAGGCCGAGTTCATCCTGGGCGAGCCGGCGGTCGGTCTGGACGCGGCGACCCGCACGGTACGCACCGCATCCGGCCACACGCTGAGTGCCGACGCCGTGGTCGTGGCCACCGGAACGCGCCCCCGCACCTTTCCGGGCCAGGCCGGTCTGGCCGGGGTTCACGTACTGCGCACCCTCGATGACGCGCTCGCTCTCCGCGACGCACTTCGCGCCGCGCTTCTGGACTCGGCCCGGCTCGTCGTCGTGGGCGACGGAGTGCTCGGCGCCGAGATCGCCGCCACCGCCCGCACCATGGGCCTGGACGTTACCGTCGCCGGACCTCAGCACGCGCCCATGGCGAGCCAACTGGGCCCCCGTGTCGCCGGCTTGCTCGCCGAACTGCACACCGGGCGCGGGGTACGCCTGCGGCCGGGCGCTGGTGTCCGCGGGCTGGTCGGGAGCGCGGGCGCCGTCACCGGCGTCGGTCTCGACAGCGGCGAGGTACTGCCCGCGGATCTCGTCGTGGTGGCGATCGGCGCCGACCCGGTGACCGGGTGGCTCCAGGACAGCGGCCTTCGGGTGGACAACGGGCTTGTCTGTGACTCCCGTTGCCGGGCGGGCGAAGGCGTGTACGCCGTCGGGGACGTGGCGCGCTGGCATCACGACCAACTCGGCGCGCTGCTACGGCTGGAGAACCGGACCAACGCCGGCGAGCAGGCCATGGTCGTCGCCGCCAACATCCTTGGTGGCGACCGGGCTTACACGCCGGTGCCGTACTTCTGGACCGACCAGTTCGACACGAAGGTCCAGGTGCACGGCTTCATTCCGACCGGCGCCGACGCCGAGACCGATGCGGATGCGGACGCCGGGATGACCGTCGTGGACGGAGACCCGGCGACCGGACGATTCGTCGCGCGGTACCGACACGCCGGCAGGGTCACCGGAGTTCTCGGCTGGAACATGCCCAAGCAGACCCGCCTTCGCCGCCAGGACGTCGCCGACGCGCTCGCCGACGGACCGGCGCGGGCCACCGCCCTGCGCTGA
- a CDS encoding TetR/AcrR family transcriptional regulator yields the protein MRGKTGRGERADATRELILATAERLFAEHGVFAVSNRQVSEAAGQGNNAAVGYHFGTKTDLVRAIARKHAEPVEELRQRMVAEVGESPGVRDWVACLVRPSTNHLAELGSPTWYARFTAQAMTDPGLREIMVHESRTAPSLRRIIQGLDECLSDLPAEVRAERSDMARQLMVHICAERERALALGTATPRSSWYGAGTGLIDAIVGLWLAPVSQP from the coding sequence GTGAGAGGGAAGACCGGCCGGGGGGAACGGGCCGACGCGACGCGGGAGTTGATTCTCGCTACGGCGGAGCGGCTGTTCGCCGAGCACGGTGTCTTCGCGGTCTCCAACCGTCAGGTCAGCGAAGCGGCCGGACAGGGCAACAACGCCGCGGTCGGCTACCACTTCGGTACGAAGACGGATCTCGTACGGGCGATCGCACGCAAGCACGCCGAGCCGGTCGAAGAGCTCCGGCAGCGGATGGTGGCCGAGGTCGGGGAATCGCCCGGCGTACGGGACTGGGTGGCCTGCCTCGTACGCCCGAGCACCAATCATCTCGCCGAGCTCGGCAGCCCCACGTGGTACGCCCGGTTCACCGCACAGGCGATGACCGACCCCGGGCTGCGCGAGATCATGGTCCACGAGTCTCGCACCGCCCCCTCGCTGCGCCGGATCATCCAGGGGCTCGACGAGTGCCTGTCGGATCTGCCGGCCGAGGTACGGGCCGAGCGCAGTGACATGGCCCGGCAGCTGATGGTGCACATCTGCGCCGAACGGGAGCGGGCGCTCGCGCTCGGTACCGCCACGCCACGGTCGAGCTGGTACGGCGCCGGGACCGGTCTGATCGACGCGATCGTCGGGCTCTGGCTGGCCCCCGTCTCCCAGCCCTGA
- a CDS encoding alkene reductase: MTTLFTSYRLGGLTLPNRVVMAPMTRVRAAADGLATPSMAAYYAQRATAGLIVSEGVQPSAIGQSNPGTPGLHTDEQVASWRPVTAAVHANGGRIFAQIMHGGRVSHPDTIGTRPVGPSAVPAVGDVFTPTGPQPAPTPRALDTAEVPEHVRSYAQAARRATDAGFDGVELHGANGYLISQFLSSNANLRTDGYGGSVANRIRFAVEAAAATADAIGGHRTGIRLSPGGTFWGVEEKDVSELYAALLTELAQLDLGYVHIEATTDEEVLVALRRAWPGTLVMNPTLPMGPKQAGRDDADHWLGLGADLISFGRAFIANPDLVERLRAGLPIAPVDEATYYQGGDAGYLTYPAHEYAA, translated from the coding sequence GTGACGACCCTCTTCACCAGTTACCGGCTCGGCGGCCTCACCCTGCCCAACAGGGTGGTCATGGCCCCGATGACCAGGGTCCGCGCGGCGGCCGATGGGCTGGCCACGCCGTCGATGGCCGCCTACTACGCCCAGCGGGCCACGGCCGGGCTGATCGTGAGCGAAGGGGTCCAGCCGAGCGCGATCGGGCAGTCCAACCCGGGCACCCCCGGACTCCACACCGACGAGCAGGTCGCCTCGTGGCGCCCCGTGACCGCCGCCGTCCACGCCAACGGCGGGCGGATCTTCGCCCAGATCATGCACGGCGGACGGGTCTCGCATCCCGACACCATCGGTACGCGGCCGGTCGGCCCCTCCGCCGTCCCCGCCGTCGGCGACGTATTCACGCCTACCGGGCCCCAGCCCGCGCCGACGCCGCGCGCACTGGACACCGCCGAAGTGCCCGAGCATGTACGGTCGTACGCCCAGGCAGCCCGCCGTGCCACCGACGCCGGCTTCGACGGCGTCGAACTGCATGGCGCCAACGGCTACTTGATCTCGCAGTTCCTCTCCTCCAACGCCAACCTGCGCACCGACGGCTACGGCGGCTCGGTCGCGAACCGGATCAGGTTCGCCGTCGAGGCGGCTGCCGCCACCGCCGACGCCATCGGCGGGCACCGGACCGGCATCAGGCTCTCCCCGGGCGGGACGTTCTGGGGAGTCGAGGAGAAGGACGTCAGCGAGCTGTACGCCGCACTGCTGACCGAGCTGGCCCAACTCGACCTGGGGTACGTCCACATCGAGGCCACCACCGACGAAGAGGTACTGGTCGCCCTGCGCCGGGCCTGGCCGGGCACCCTCGTCATGAATCCCACCCTCCCGATGGGACCGAAGCAGGCCGGCAGGGACGACGCCGACCACTGGCTCGGGCTGGGCGCCGACCTCATCAGTTTCGGCCGCGCCTTCATCGCCAACCCCGACCTCGTCGAGCGGCTGCGCGCCGGACTGCCGATCGCGCCCGTCGACGAGGCCACGTACTACCAGGGCGGTGACGCGGGCTATCTGACCTACCCGGCCCACGAGTACGCGGCCTGA
- a CDS encoding MerR family transcriptional regulator gives MRIGELASRAGVSVRSVRYYEEQGLLASTRSPSGQRHYTDSEVERVAFVQRLYAAGLSSRTIYELLPCVDAPSEVNSDAALERMAQERERLSEHIDDLMRTREALDALVATAREYRERMRTPAPAHSTTAVLERCTA, from the coding sequence GTGCGGATCGGTGAACTCGCCTCGCGCGCCGGAGTCAGCGTCAGATCGGTGCGCTACTACGAGGAGCAGGGGCTGCTCGCCAGCACCCGCAGCCCCAGTGGGCAGCGGCACTACACGGACAGCGAGGTCGAGCGGGTCGCGTTCGTCCAGCGGCTGTACGCGGCGGGGCTCTCCAGCCGGACGATCTACGAGCTGCTGCCGTGCGTCGACGCGCCCAGCGAGGTGAACTCGGACGCGGCGCTGGAGCGGATGGCACAGGAACGCGAACGGCTCTCCGAGCACATCGACGACCTCATGCGTACGAGGGAGGCCCTCGACGCGCTGGTGGCGACGGCCCGGGAGTACCGCGAGCGGATGCGAACGCCTGCGCCCGCGCACTCGACCACGGCTGTTCTCGAGCGCTGTACGGCCTGA
- the pspAB gene encoding PspA-associated protein PspAB, with translation MGLLDTILGRSKPVRPDLDQLFALPSAALTLQAGAGYTPTGLGSVCFAGVEGGGFARIRQDVQELLDADTGEGGHPVEFSQDSYGYTWLLSRQAPDDTAGLVNDLHAVNTLLQDGGFGPQLLCSLISFRDAEQRPLALVYLYKRGSFYPFAPRPGDAEKRDNQRELQVRAIVGDDLRIEPDLARWFPVWGAPGL, from the coding sequence GTGGGCCTTCTCGACACCATCCTGGGCCGGAGCAAACCGGTCCGGCCCGATCTCGACCAGCTCTTCGCGCTCCCGTCCGCCGCGCTGACCCTCCAGGCCGGAGCCGGCTACACGCCGACCGGCCTGGGCTCGGTCTGTTTCGCCGGCGTCGAGGGCGGCGGCTTCGCCCGGATCCGCCAGGACGTACAGGAACTGCTCGACGCGGACACCGGCGAGGGCGGCCACCCGGTGGAGTTCAGCCAGGATTCGTACGGGTACACCTGGCTGCTCTCCCGACAGGCGCCCGACGACACGGCCGGGCTGGTCAATGATCTGCACGCGGTCAACACACTGCTCCAGGACGGCGGGTTCGGCCCGCAGCTCCTCTGCTCGCTGATCAGTTTCCGTGACGCGGAACAACGGCCGCTCGCCCTCGTCTACCTCTACAAACGCGGCAGCTTCTACCCCTTCGCGCCCCGGCCCGGTGACGCCGAGAAGCGGGACAACCAGCGAGAGCTCCAGGTCAGAGCGATCGTCGGGGACGATCTGCGGATCGAACCCGACCTCGCCCGCTGGTTCCCCGTCTGGGGCGCGCCGGGGCTCTGA